GTGGAACAAATTTGGCAGGATTTTTTAAAAATAGCTGAAACCGAACTTGGTATGCGTGCTGTCGAAACGTGGATCAAGGCGGTTTCTTTTTATCGTTGTGATACGGCTATGAAAAAAGTCTATCTCAAAGCTCCTAATGCCTTTGTTAAGGATTGGGTGCAGACCCACTATAGTACACTTTTTGAGACTCACTTAAAAAAGTTGTTACAATTCGATGTATTAACGATAAAGTTCTTTGTTGGTGAAGAAACAGCTGAATCAGAATTAGTTCTTCCTGTTTTACCTTCATCGGCGCCTGTTGTTATTCCAAAAAAGTCATCACCGCGAAATCAGTTTGCTCTTACCAAAAAAAATGACACGCATCATCAGGTTACCAACCGATTAAAATTACAATATACTTTTGATTCATTTGTTGTTGGTCCTAACAATTCATTTGCGTATGCAGCAGCTCGCGCTGTTGTAGACAAGCTTGGTACGTTGTATAATCCGCTTTTGTTGTACGGTGGTTCAGGCCTTGGCAAAACTCATTTATTGCATTCAATTGGTAATGATGTGTTATTAAAAAATCCTCAAGCTGTCGTGTTGTATCAGACAACTGATCGTTTTGTTAACGAATTTATTAACGCTATTCGTTTTAATCACATGCAAACATTTAATGCAAAGTACAAACAAGTGGATGTGTTATTAATTGATGATATTCAATTTATGGCAAACAAAGAGCAGACGCAAGAGGCATTCTTTCATATCTTTAACACCTTGTACGATGCAAATAAGCAAATTGTATTTTCAAGCGATATTTTACCACGCGACCTTGGAGGTCTTGCAGACCGATTAAAGTCTCGCTTAGAGTGGGGTCTTGTTGCGGATTTGCAAGTTCCACATCTTGAAACTAAAATTGCTATTTTAAAGCGCAAGGCATCAGCTCAAAATGAACAACTTTCTGACGTTGCTGCAAATTTAATTGCTCGTCGTGTGATTTCTAACGTTCGCGAATTAGAAGGTTCTTTAATTCGTGTGTTAGCATTTGCCTCGTTAACTAACCAACCAGTTACGGTCGATCTGATTGGTAAAGTACTTGGCGTTGAGCAAAAAGCTCATTCAGTTATCATCGAATTTGATGCAGTGACCAAAGCTGTGCAAAAGCATTTTTGCTATGGCTTAACTGAATTGCGTTCGCAAAACAGAACAAAAGATATTAGTTTGGCTCGCCAAGTGACAATGTATCTCATGAAAAAAGCAACCCATAAATCATTGCGTGAAATTGGTGAATTTTTAAATAGAAAAGATCATACAACTATTGCCCACGCTGTTGCTCGTATTGATGAATTACGTAAAATTGATCAAGATTTAGATGCTCGCTTGCAAAATCTTGAACGAGAACTTGGTTCTCATATCTAAATTCTTAGCGCAGATATCTATCTGCTTTATGTACTCTCTTTTAATTTTTCAATATCGCTTATCTGTGTCTATCTGTAACTTTTTGATGGGGTAGATTTGCTTGTCTGCAATGATATAATTAAGTAGATCAGCAATGGAGCGATTCTTATAGAACTTGTTTTAAAAAATTATGCACTTTGTAAATTTATGAAAAAAATAGATATGAAAACTATAAAAATGGTAATAATTTTTATGTTGGGATGGTCTTTATCGTTATGTTATTGCGCTGAAGAATCTGAGCAGACACGCCAAGAAATAATAGAACAAGCAATGATTGATTTTCCTCATCTAGTAGAATATTACGACATGATGTGTGACAAATATCCGCATGAATACTTTCATAGTTTTTATGATTATGTAGTTTGTTATCTTGCAAAAAATGATCTAGATCCTAATTTTGGGGAATTAATTTGTGATGCAATAGACTGGGTGCTTAAGACTATTGAAAATGAGTTTTTAGCAAAAGTTGATGAGGCTGATTGTGATCATACTCAAGATCCCTTATTTATATATATCATGAAGTATAAAGATACCACTGAGATCGGGCGTGTTGTAAAAAAATGTTTAGAGATGCCTTGTGAAAATGAAGAGACTTTACTTGGCAAAGTTATCAAATTAAAAAAAGACCTGTTATTTAAAAATCTGTTAGAGTTTGGTGTAGATGTTAATTCTGTTGTTTATAAACCAAGTTTGTTGTCAATTGCATGCAATTATAAACAAGATCGTATTGTAGAACATTTATTACTGGCAGGAGCTGATGTTAATACGGATGATTTTCCACTATTTATAGCAGTTGATCAAAGTTCTGCTATGCTAGACGCAAATAATTCTTTAATAACGTTTGAGCATTGTGATAAAATAGTTTCCCTTTTGCTTGATGCTGGTGCAGATGTAAATACACCAAATGATCAAGGTTGGTATATTTTACCATTTGCTGTTTCATCTCGTAATAGAAATGTGATCAGCATGATTGTATCTGTTCCTGGTATTAATTTGAATAAACAATTTTTGTTTGGGGGAACAGCTTTGCATAGGGCTGTTCATTATAATTCTATAGATATTGTAGAAATGTTACTGGATGCTGGAATAGACACTTCTATACCCAATGATGAGCGTAAAACAGCTTACGATCTTATCTATAACGATAACATCTCAATGAAAATGATGTTTGCACAAGAGCACATGAGACGTTCTATGAATTCTTGTTGTGTGATCTCATAAAATTTTTATCTTTTACAAAAAACTACGATTATATTTTGTGTGAAGTTTATATAAAAACTTACTGTATCACTTATCTTTAATAAAAAAGACCTGTTGTTTAACAGATCTTTTTCACTATGGTTATTTTTTGAGCATATAAATTTATTCAAAAGTTATATCACCTTTTACATAACTTGCATCAAAACCATAATAGTAATTATTGTAGATTTGTTTCATTGGAATATCTACAAATCTATAGGATACTGGATGATTATTTGCCGTACTAGAAAAAGCAATCTGTTTACTTTCTTGTGGTTTTATTGAGTCGACATTTCTAAATTCTGGCGTTTTTGTACGGTATACGGTTACGGCATTTTGTAAAGAGATAGTTTTAGCCGTTTTATTTGTAACATTAACTGTAATCGCGCTTATAGATGCTGTTGCAAATAAACAAGTCAATCCAAGTAGTAGAGTATTTTTTTTCTTCATATCAGTCTCCTTTTTGCATAAATAATTCAATCTGAAATTATTGTATAAAAAAAATGCACGCAAACTCTTGAGTTTGCGTGCATTTTTTATTTTAAGTGGAATTGTAAATTTGTTTTAAATTTTTATGATATAGCACAGCATGAAGCTTGCTGTTCAGGATAGAGCTGTTTTTCAATCCTTCTTATTTCAGCTTTTCTTTCAGGTGTTCTTGCAACATTTTTAGCAAGTTTTAAATCATCATGGGATGGAAAATTTGGATGAGCATGAATTAATATATCTACGATGTCTTCATAATGATAAATAGCGGCATGCCCTAATGGGCTCAATGTATGAGGCTTATGCAGTCTTTGATTTGCACCAGCATTCAATAACATTTGCGTTATCTGAATATGATTATTATCGACAGCTCGACGTAAAGGAGTGATACTTTCAGATCCCATGTTTAGATCAGCATGAGCATTAATTAAAATACGTGTGATTTCAGTATTGCATTGAGTAACAGCACAAAAAAGAGCAGTAGCTCCGCGATTGTTTCGTGAATTGATGTTAATTTGTCGGTTGATTAATAATTGAGCGCATCCTATTGCATTTTTATGTGCTGCATAATGTAATAATCCATTTTTTGCTTTATCTTGAAATTGTAAGTAATTTGGATCTATTTCGATGATGAATTTTAACATACAAGGATTATCATGTGCAATATTTGTACTTATCATGTTACCAAGATGATATTCTTTTAATCCATCATTTGGTCGAAATTCTTTGAAGATAAGATTGTAATATTCTTGATGAAGAATTTTACATTCTTCATCAAACCATAATTTGAGAATGTTCTTCATGAAGTTATGACGATGTTTCATAACAAAACGTATAGTTTGAATCTGAAAAAACCATACTCGATCAAAATCAGATTTGTCTTTATCTTGCTCATCTTCGATTAAAAGTTTAGAAAAAACTTCATTAAAATGGTCATCATTTTCATTGTTATAGATACATTTTGTTGCAAATTTTAACTCACGAGAAAAAAAAGCATCTTGTATACCAGCAGCAATAAGATTTTCAGCATTTTGAATTATTTGTCCAAACATTGGTATTTGCACATCATTATCAATATTCCCAGATTCAGCTAAGAAGTGATGAAATGCTAAAAAATCATGAAATGAAAATGGTAGGGGGTTTTTTATTTGAAGAAGACGAAAACCTTCATCAAGATGTGGATACATTCTGACGTATTCTTTTATCTCTTCAATGGTTAATTTTGGATTGTTTGTAATATTTTCATGTTCATCAAGTTGTTGCTTACAATGATTTGTACCATTGCTATTCCTGAAAAATTCTGCAGCGAATTCGGAAGATTCTTGAGCAATCGATAAGAATGATGCTTGTAAGCAAACTATAAAAAAAGTTAGTAACTTATATGATTTGATCATGAGTATTGCTTACACAAAACATTGATCTTGAATGCGTTTCTTTTTGCTACGACATAACCAACGTTTTGCTGTTCGTGTTATGAGTTCAAAGTACCATTGATTGTAGTCATGAGCATGCATATCTTGTTCAAGCCCTGCAACGGTTCGAAAATGTTCAGTGTCGATGATTACAATCTTGTGACTGTTTTTTTCTGGAACGAGATTGTCATCATGTGGATCGATCATGTAATGTAAATATTTGGTCACATCCATTGATATTTGGCGTAAGGTAGAAAGTTCTCTTTGTTGAAGCTCTTTATCTACCTCAATAAAATCGCAGATAATGCCATATACACTTGGAATTTTAATGGTTTCAAAGTGATTGTTGTATGGATCATGCCAATCTATATGTAAAAGAGGTTTTGACAGGGGCTGCCAGTACCACTTGCGAGGAAAATCTATATAGTATCGGTATTCAGGGTCTTTTGACAAAGCTTTTTTTGCATTTTCAAGATTACTAATTCTTGTAAATCCACTCAGATGTCGCATCGTACCGCTTAAAATAAATATCCAGCCAGCTTCCATACCTTTTTGTAGTGGTTCTACAATAGTTTCTGGGTGTTCAATAAATAGTTTAAAAACAAATGGGTATTTTTTATTTTTTAGGACAATTAAACCAGATAAATTTTTATAATTAAAATCTCTATCTTTTAAAATCGTAAAATCGGTAAAAGTTCTTTTGCCTTGAAGAATTTCTTTTAAAACAAGTTCATTTTGATTTTTTAGAATATTGGTATGAACGGTCTGTTCACTGGTTCTAAATTTCAAATTACCGTAGGGTAAAAGATGTTTTTTAAACCCAGATGTTTCAAGAGGTTTTTTTAATATTTTTAAGCGTAAAAATTTATTTTGAAATTTATGAAAAGGTTTTGGTTTTGTCGTTGGTTTTTTCCAAATTTCTGCATATTCTTTATTACTTGCAGTTACTGTAATGTACGGAATGGTAGGGTTTGATGGACGATGAACGCTTCGAGCAAAAATTTGTAAATGCAACGTTGTAATGATGATGAGAAAAATAAACAGCTGTCTCATTAAAGTGATCTTTCAAGAAAAATTATTCTCATAACCATGGTGAGGTATTTTGATTTTTTATATAAAAATTACAATGTACTGAGGTTTTTAATTTGAGGAACTTATGTAGTGTATAATTTTTGCATGATGTATAGTAATTTTTAGTTTTTTGTATGATTGCATTACTGCTTGTACTACACGGTATAAAAATATCATTCTTACCTAAAATAATCAAGTTACGTCTAATTCTTGCTTTTTTTTTATACTGTTTGTTATGATCCATTTTGTATGAAAGAAAATATGCGATATAAGCTATAGGGGGTTGTTATGCAAAGTCATAATTTAGAAACAAAAGAGACAAAATTGCTCAAGCATCTTGGAAATTTAAGAAAAATGATAGTTAATCATCACGATTTAGACAACTTATCAGAATTTGTTTTACATGATCTTTGTGGGCAATCTTGTTTTAATTTAAATAAAGCTGCTTATTTTATTAATAATCCAGATTTTAGATGTTTACAAGGTGTTTCTGGTTATCATGAACAAGATGTAAAAAATTTAGCAGGAAATGCATGGGATAATAAAAAATTATTTATGGCGCATATGCAAAATTCGCCATTTAACCAAAAAGTTCGCAGTAACAGTACGGTGAATTTTGAAAAAGGCAAAGCTTCAGAAAAATATATGGCAGATAAACTTGCTGATGAGCTTGAAATTAATAACCCGTTGTATGTAACGTGGGATTTAAAGCATGCAAATCACGGACTTTTAATTTATGAAGCACCTGAGCAAGAAATTATTCATGTTAAAGATCATTTATTTGATGCTTTATATTATTTAAGTTTTTGCCCAGTATTTTTAAAAGCGTAAAATTTTATTGTTAAAAAAATATAGTTCGTGTATTAAAAAAAGGGACGATTATGGGACAAGCATCTGCTAGCTTTAAAAGAAAAATTAGAAACAAATTTGTTCGCGCTATTCGTCGTGTTGAAGCACAAGAATTAAGCAAAGAAAAATATTTCAACAATAAAAAACGTGAACAGAATGCGCAAACTGCTCAGCCTGCACGTAGTTAATTGTTATTTGATTTCATACTAAATAAAAGCCTGATATTGCATCAGGCTTTTATTTTTTTTAATCAACGAAATATTATTTTTCGTTATTATCGATTGAATCTTGAACGATCGTTTGTGATTCTTGAGCAGATGGCACGTTGACAGTCGGTTGATCATCAACATCTTTGCTATGATCATGTGTGCAACCTGCATGATTACAACGCTGTTGTGGAGTTGCTACACGAACTTTTTTAGTTGTAGGTTTGCATGGTTTATCTTTTTTACAGCAGTTAGAATCAAAGCAACCAGCAAGTAAAAGTAAGCTTAAAGGTAGAATTTTTTTTAACATAGAATTTCCTATATTTCATTTCGTAAAATGGTTGCAATATCCATTGTTTTTATTTTGTTTAATGGTAATAAGCTTGCAAAAAAGCTTATAGTAAGTACAACAAAAAATATGAATAAAAACAAGTAGGGATCAAGTATAATTGGTAGATGCGTTGTGTAATAAATATTATCAGGCAGCTGTATCCATTTATAATGTTGCAAGCCAAGTCCTGCAATGTATGCGGCAAAAAGTCCGCAAAGCGCTGAAAGAGATGCGATGCTCATGCTGACGGCAAGAAAAATATTTCTGATTTTAGACGGTGTTAGACCAAGTGTTAATAAAAGGGCGATATCTTTTCTTTTTTGTGTAATGAGCATAAACAAAAGCGAGATAATATTGCTTGATGCAACCAAAACTATTAAGAGTAAGATAATAAACATCGCATATTTTTCTAATTCTAATGCCGAAATTAATGGTGCATATAATTTTTTCCATGAATAGACGTTAAGCTTTAATTGCTGCTCAAGTTTTGTAATCACCATATCTTCATGATCTTTTGATGTAAGATTGACATAAATTTGTGTTACTCCCTGGTCAGGAAAAATTTCATTAAAAAATTCTGATGAACAGTAGATAAATGCAGCATCAAATTCATCAATACCTGTTTGAAATATTCCGGTAACAAGCACTTCTTTTTGTTCAAAAGTTACTTTTTTACTCATGTTTTGATTTTGAGTATACATAATTGTAAGAGGGCTGCCAGTTGATGCGTGTAATTGTAAAGCGAGCTGTTTGCCAATAATGACGTGGTTTTTGGTAATAAGTCGATTTAAATAGTGTGGTTGATTTTTGGGCAGCACCATGGTGTGCAGGGGTGTGACTTCTTGTTCAAGCGTAGGGTTGATACCTTTGAGCTGAATAACATGTGGCGTAGCATCTGACTGGTTACTTGTACATAAAGCTTGCCCAAGAAGTTGGGGTGAAAAATTTTTAATCGTATAGACAGGGTCTTGCAAGATTGGCACAAGTTGCTGGTAATTGATTTCTTGTCCGTAGGCATCAATAAGAATTTGTGGGTAAATTGTTTGCATTTTTAGA
This genomic interval from Candidatus Chromulinivorax destructor contains the following:
- the dnaA gene encoding chromosomal replication initiator protein DnaA is translated as MEQIWQDFLKIAETELGMRAVETWIKAVSFYRCDTAMKKVYLKAPNAFVKDWVQTHYSTLFETHLKKLLQFDVLTIKFFVGEETAESELVLPVLPSSAPVVIPKKSSPRNQFALTKKNDTHHQVTNRLKLQYTFDSFVVGPNNSFAYAAARAVVDKLGTLYNPLLLYGGSGLGKTHLLHSIGNDVLLKNPQAVVLYQTTDRFVNEFINAIRFNHMQTFNAKYKQVDVLLIDDIQFMANKEQTQEAFFHIFNTLYDANKQIVFSSDILPRDLGGLADRLKSRLEWGLVADLQVPHLETKIAILKRKASAQNEQLSDVAANLIARRVISNVRELEGSLIRVLAFASLTNQPVTVDLIGKVLGVEQKAHSVIIEFDAVTKAVQKHFCYGLTELRSQNRTKDISLARQVTMYLMKKATHKSLREIGEFLNRKDHTTIAHAVARIDELRKIDQDLDARLQNLERELGSHI
- a CDS encoding FtsX-like permease family protein, whose translation is MLFPSYFLMSLRYLQAANKNSTIRTMMQICCGGIFLGTFSLALIISIMKGFQEATYLKMQTIYPQILIDAYGQEINYQQLVPILQDPVYTIKNFSPQLLGQALCTSNQSDATPHVIQLKGINPTLEQEVTPLHTMVLPKNQPHYLNRLITKNHVIIGKQLALQLHASTGSPLTIMYTQNQNMSKKVTFEQKEVLVTGIFQTGIDEFDAAFIYCSSEFFNEIFPDQGVTQIYVNLTSKDHEDMVITKLEQQLKLNVYSWKKLYAPLISALELEKYAMFIILLLIVLVASSNIISLLFMLITQKRKDIALLLTLGLTPSKIRNIFLAVSMSIASLSALCGLFAAYIAGLGLQHYKWIQLPDNIYYTTHLPIILDPYLFLFIFFVVLTISFFASLLPLNKIKTMDIATILRNEI
- a CDS encoding ankyrin repeat domain-containing protein, translated to MKTIKMVIIFMLGWSLSLCYCAEESEQTRQEIIEQAMIDFPHLVEYYDMMCDKYPHEYFHSFYDYVVCYLAKNDLDPNFGELICDAIDWVLKTIENEFLAKVDEADCDHTQDPLFIYIMKYKDTTEIGRVVKKCLEMPCENEETLLGKVIKLKKDLLFKNLLEFGVDVNSVVYKPSLLSIACNYKQDRIVEHLLLAGADVNTDDFPLFIAVDQSSAMLDANNSLITFEHCDKIVSLLLDAGADVNTPNDQGWYILPFAVSSRNRNVISMIVSVPGINLNKQFLFGGTALHRAVHYNSIDIVEMLLDAGIDTSIPNDERKTAYDLIYNDNISMKMMFAQEHMRRSMNSCCVIS
- a CDS encoding ankyrin repeat domain-containing protein gives rise to the protein MIKSYKLLTFFIVCLQASFLSIAQESSEFAAEFFRNSNGTNHCKQQLDEHENITNNPKLTIEEIKEYVRMYPHLDEGFRLLQIKNPLPFSFHDFLAFHHFLAESGNIDNDVQIPMFGQIIQNAENLIAAGIQDAFFSRELKFATKCIYNNENDDHFNEVFSKLLIEDEQDKDKSDFDRVWFFQIQTIRFVMKHRHNFMKNILKLWFDEECKILHQEYYNLIFKEFRPNDGLKEYHLGNMISTNIAHDNPCMLKFIIEIDPNYLQFQDKAKNGLLHYAAHKNAIGCAQLLINRQININSRNNRGATALFCAVTQCNTEITRILINAHADLNMGSESITPLRRAVDNNHIQITQMLLNAGANQRLHKPHTLSPLGHAAIYHYEDIVDILIHAHPNFPSHDDLKLAKNVARTPERKAEIRRIEKQLYPEQQASCCAIS